In the Astatotilapia calliptera chromosome 5, fAstCal1.2, whole genome shotgun sequence genome, one interval contains:
- the igfn1.4 gene encoding immunoglobulin-like and fibronectin type III domain-containing protein 1, with amino-acid sequence MIRKSKATDGTATGQVGIKKKSKVPGVMITQFIETLPEGKSHPDFTRKPIALTIQEGKFAFFKAIVIGDPTPTVTWSRNNGDVSDTSRYQSKYDSPSNEHTFEMPNVAPDQADTYKCFATNEYGQAMVTVVLNVIEVGFKKNKAQKQAADAIEGDFKTVLKRKSKVHPKSEQPEKKEGEMDPKFWELLLSADKKDYERICAEFGVTDYRWMLKKLNEMKKEREEEQAQFVKSLSNLRPIQVNADGTASFEIDMDLIEQSSSIFLYKDGEMIPYTKELGDKLKHSLKKIGKKYIFSMRDLMPEDAGLYQLDVEDVNMFSTDFKIPMVDFLVKIQEVKAKEREDAIFECVLSNPFAKILWFGKNMPLEQGDKYDIEVSEDKLIHRLLVKDCMVADKGIYCACAGIKSCSAWLVIEADKDAQKGKKTARKTTRAGGSGQDLQKIAKEQQAKLEKEKEERKEQMKASEEAAPPPAAPTDTPVVAGSAASKPRVVNEPTMTGSHPPVVEATTTEPGITSGLSNIYALRGKSAELQVKMNIDSDGTWFKDGKQLNSGAGITITKDGNSHELRIKSCNDDSSGIYQFISGEHSTQGKVTVGDVPEFDPDDLHKFSKPVIVRAGQNAAFKMPFPPQESLEVNWFKDGTELKDGGGVKIVRERNHSRLLFRDCLRIDTGEIKIQLKNPFGAIEATSKLIVLDRPGPPEGPVKTVETTSSIIEIKWNPPKDDGGSAVTNYIIERQQTGQSLWTKLGDVSADKTSFRDRNVTHGKKYNYRIYAENPEGISDALETAESIMAGIMILAGPPGAPKVVSASKTCINLTWTPPEDDKGVPIIGYQVEKQKKDTNQWIPLNAVNEPIEDIKYAVKDITEGSEYEFRVTAINESGSGDPSPPSAMVCAKNPNMRPCFKDPEDFIVVRAGNSARIKICFEAEPPPQITWLKDDEKISAWINIINTEGTSQLVIPNSKRSDSAIYTIKAKNSVGEASFDIDLRVTDEPKVPGPVELEQTVHGKLVISWAPSPDQELDDRLYYMVSQHDSLNRVWKTIADRLFTNTYTASNILPGTEYHFRIYAKNDMGLSDPSPSPTWGTNINKVPVTSNGIISTEVSFERPPSILVPLKVHTPPKGYQLFMTCAVRGYPAPTVSWYLNDICINSDNNYYITNSFGVCSLYILRVRPKDSGEYKVVAVNSFGKAECSAKIFVRD; translated from the exons ATGATTAGAAAATCAAAAGCGACAGACGGGACAGCCACTGGCCAAG TTGGGATCAAGAAAAAATCTAAGGTCCCAGGAGTGATGATTACACAGTTTATCGAGACGCTGCCAGAGGGAAAGAGCCATCCAGACTTCACCCGCAAGCCAATTGCTTTGACCATCCAAGAGG ggaaatttgctttctttaaagCTATTGTCATTGGAGACCCAACACCAACTGTAACATGGAGCAGAAATAACGGAGATGTGTCTGATACTTCCCGGTACCAGAGTAAATACGATTCCCCTTCCAATGAGCATACATTTGAG ATGCCAAATGTTGCCCCAGATCAAGCAGATACCTACAAATGCTTCGCCACAAATGAATATGGACAAGCCATGGTCacagttgttttaaatgtgattgAAG tgggttttaaaaaaaacaaagcccaAAAGCAAGCAGCTGATGCAATAGAAGGGGATTTTAAGACTGTTCTAAAAAGGAAAAG CAAGGTTCATCCCAAATCTGAGCAACCTGagaaaaaagagggagaaaTGGATCCAAAATTTTGGGAGCTTTTACTTAGCGCTGACAAGAAAGATTATGAGAGAATCTGTGCAGAGTTTGGGGTAACTGACTATCGTTGGATGCTCAAGAAATTAAACgaaatgaagaaagaaagggaggaagAACAAGCACAG TTCGTCAAAAGCCTCTCTAATCTGAGACCTATTCAGGTCAACGCAGATGGCACTGCATCCTTTGAGATAGACATGGACCTCATTGAACAAAGCAGCTCTATATTCCTGTACAAG GATGGTGAAATGATCCCTTACACAAAAGAACTGGGTGATAAGCTCAAGCACAGCCTTAAGAAAATTGGGAAAAAGTACATTTTCAGCATGAGAGACCTAATGCCAGAGGATGCCGGGCTGTACCAGTTGGATGTCGAGGATGTCAATATGTTTTCCACTGATTTTAAAA TCCCCATGGTGGATTTCTTGGTGAAGATTCAGGAAGTAAaggcaaaagagagagaagatgcCATATTTGAGTGTGTCTTGTCAAACCCCTTTGCCAAGATTTTGTGGTTTGGCAAAAATATGCCACTGGAACAGGGAGATAAATATGACATTGAGGTTTCAGAAGACAAGCTCATTCACAGGCTGCTGGTTAAAGACTGCATGGTGGCAGATAAAGGAATTTATTGTGCCTGTGCAGGGATAAAATCTTGCAGTGCTTGGCTTGTCATTGAAG CTGATAAAGATGCACAAAAGGGTAAAAAGACAGCAAGGAAAACAACAAGGGCAGGGGGATCTGGGCAGGATTTACAGAAAATTGCCAAAGAGCAACaagcaaaactagaaaaggagaaagaggaaagaaaagagcaaATGAAAGCTTCTGAAGAGGCTGCACCTCCACCTGCTGCACCCACTGACACTCCAGTTGTGGCTGGATCTGCAGCTTCCAAACCAA GAGTGGTAAATGAACCAACAATGACAGGTTCACATCCACCAGTTGTGGAGGCAACAACCACTG AGCCTGGAATTACCTCTGGACTTTCTAATATTTATGCCCTTCGAGGAAAATCAGCTGAATTGCAAGTGAAGATGAACATTGACAGTGATGGCACCTGGTTCAAAGATGGAAAGCAG tTAAACTCAGGTGCTGGGATCACCATAACCAAAGATGGAAATTCTCATGAGCTAAGAATTAAAAGCTGCAATGATGACAGCTCTGGAATTTATCAGTTTATATCAGGGGAACACAGCACACAAGGGAAGGTTACAGTTGGAG ATGTACCTGAGTTTGATCCAGATGACCTTCACAAGTTCTCTAAACCTGTGATAGTAAGAGCGGGACAAAATGCTGCTTTCAAGATGCCCTTTCCTCCTCAGGAGTCTTTGGAGGTCAACTGGTTCAAGGATGGCACTGAGCTGAAAGATGGAGGAGGAGTTAAGATTGTGAGGGAGCGCAATCACAGCCGCCTGTTGTTCAGAGACTGCCTGCGGATAGACACAGGGGAAATAAAGATCCAGCTGAAAAACCCATTTGGAGCCATAGAGGCCACATCTAAGCTTATTGTGCTTG ATCGACCCGGTCCACCAGAGGGTCCAGTGAAGACTGTTGAAACTACCTCATCAATAATTGAGATTAAATGGAACCCTCCCAAAGACGACGGCGGCTCTGCTGTAACCAACTACATTATAGAACGGCAGCAGACAGGACAGAGTCTGTGGACAAAACTTGGAGATGTCTCAGCGGACAAGACCTCCTTCAGGGACAGGAATGTGACACATGGAAAGAAATACAACTATCGCATCTATGCAGAAAACCCTGAGGGTATTAGTGATGCCCTGGAGACAGCTGAAAGCATAATGGCTGGCATAATGA TACTCGCCGGCCCTCCTGGTGCTCCTAAAGTGGTAAGTGCCTCAAAAACCTGTATCAACTTGACCTGGACCCCTCCAGAGGATGATAAAGGAGTGCCGATCATTGGGTACCAAGTAGAGAAACAGAAGAAGGACACAAATCAGTGGATTCCCCTAAATGCAGTTAATGAACCTATTGAAg ACATAAAGTACGCAGTCAAAGATATCACTGAGGGTTCAGAGTACGAGTTCAGGGTTACAGCAATCAATGAGTCAGGATCTGGAGATCCAAGCCCTCCATCTGCGATGGTGTGTGCAAAGAATCCCAACA TGAGACCTTGTTTTAAGGATCCAGAGGACTTCATTGTTGTCAGAGCAGGAAATTCTGCTCGTATCAAAATTTGCTTTGAG GCTGAACCTCCACCTCAGATCACTTGGCTGAAGGATGACGAGAAAATATCTGCGTGGATTAATATCATAAATACAGAGGGAACATCTCAGCTTGTTATTCCCAATTCAAAGCGCTCGGATTCAGCCATCTACACTATTAAAGCCAAAAACTCTGTGGGTGAGGCTTCATTTGACATTGACCTTAGAGTCACAG ATGAACCCAAGGTTCCAGGGCCTGTGGAACTAGAGCAAACAGTACATGGAAAGCTAGTGATATCATGGGCTCCCTCACCAGACCAGGAGCTTGATGACCGCCTGTACTACATGGTTTCTCAACATGACTCCCTCAACAGAGTTTGGAAAACTATAGCAGACCGTCTATTCactaacacatacacagctAGCAACATCCTTCCTGGGACAGAGTATCATTTTCGAATCTATGCCAAGAATGATATGGGACTGTCCGATCCATCTCCGTCACCTACATGGGGCACCAACATCAATAAAG TTCCAGTAACTTCAAATGGAATTATTTCCACAGAGGTCTCCTTTGAGAGACCTCCATCTATCTTGGTCCCTCTGAAAGTCCACACACCACCTAAAGGTTACCAACTCTTTATGACATGTGCCGTTAGAGGATATCCCGCCCCAACTGTATCCTGGTACCTGAATGACATCTGCATCAACTCAGACAATAATTACTACATCACCAACTCTTTTGGTGTCTGCTCCCTGTATATTCTCCGAGTTCGGCCAAAGGACAGTGGGGAATATAAGGTAGTCGCAGTTAACTCTTTTGGCAAGGCAGAGTGTTCCGCTAAAATTTTTGTCAGAG ATTAA